One segment of Yersinia kristensenii DNA contains the following:
- a CDS encoding MurR/RpiR family transcriptional regulator translates to MGDSRYMNTLENIQNNLDLLSKSERKVAEVILASPQTAIHSSIATLAKLANVSEPTVNRFCRRLDTKGFPDFKLHLAQSLANGTPYVNRNVEEDDSVAAYTGKIFESTMASLDMAKNNLDIAAINRAVDLLTQAKKISFFGLGASAAVAHDAMNKFFRFNIPVIYFDDIVMQRMSCMNSNEGDVVVLISHTGRTKSLVELAQLARENDATVIAITSRDTPLANEATLPLLLDVPEDTDMYMPMVSRIAQLTLIDVLATGFTLRRGAKFRDNLKRVKDALKESRFDKGSPRVNSGE, encoded by the coding sequence ATGGGTGACTCTCGTTATATGAATACGCTGGAAAATATCCAAAATAATCTGGACCTCCTGAGCAAATCGGAAAGGAAAGTCGCCGAGGTGATCCTCGCCTCCCCACAAACTGCCATCCACTCAAGTATTGCCACACTGGCCAAATTGGCGAATGTCAGCGAACCCACGGTAAACCGCTTTTGCCGTCGACTAGACACCAAAGGTTTTCCTGATTTTAAACTTCATTTGGCACAAAGTCTGGCAAATGGCACACCTTATGTGAACCGGAACGTCGAAGAGGATGATAGTGTAGCCGCTTACACGGGGAAAATATTTGAATCGACCATGGCCAGCTTGGATATGGCGAAAAATAATTTAGATATTGCCGCGATCAACCGAGCGGTCGATTTATTGACACAAGCGAAGAAAATTTCGTTCTTCGGCCTTGGCGCATCGGCCGCTGTAGCCCATGATGCCATGAATAAATTCTTCCGCTTTAATATCCCAGTAATTTATTTCGATGATATCGTAATGCAACGCATGAGTTGCATGAATTCCAACGAAGGTGATGTGGTGGTATTGATATCTCACACTGGGCGCACAAAAAGCCTGGTTGAGCTGGCACAACTCGCCCGTGAAAACGATGCCACAGTGATTGCCATTACCTCGCGCGATACTCCGCTGGCTAATGAAGCAACATTACCGCTGTTACTGGACGTGCCGGAAGATACTGATATGTATATGCCAATGGTGTCCCGTATTGCTCAATTGACCTTAATTGACGTGTTGGCAACCGGTTTTACTCTGCGTCGTGGGGCTAAATTCAGGGATAACCTGAAGCGAGTGAAAGACGCATTGAAAGAGTCGCGTTTCGACAAAGGTTCACCACGGGTCAATAGTGGCGAGTAA
- the mepM gene encoding murein DD-endopeptidase MepM: protein MQQIVRTITLAYNNLPRPHRIMLGSLTVMTLAVAVWRPFVYHSEHEPVAKSVVLDTSQSRVLLPEASEPIDQPTPDDEIPQDELDAKDVSETGVHEYVVSTGDTLSTILTQYGIDISDVSLLATQNRDLRNLKIGQQISWTVNDTGDLQRLTWEVSRRETRTYDRVGNNFKETKELQKGEWTNAVLTGRLDGSFVTSAKKAGLTGAEIRAVTKALQWQLDFAKLRKGDQFAVLMSREILDGRSEQSQLVGVRMRSGGKDYYAIRADDGKFYDRLGSGLARGFMRFPTMKQFRVSSNFNPRRINPVTGRIAPHKGVDFAMPVGTPVLAVGDGEVVIAKRSGAAGNYVAIRHGRQYTTRYMHLKKLLVKPGQKVKRGDRIALSGNTGRSTGPHLHYEFWMNQQAVNPLTAKLPRSEGLSGKDRSDYLAIAKQVIPQLQLD from the coding sequence GTGCAGCAGATAGTCCGAACTATCACTTTGGCATATAACAATCTCCCTCGACCCCACCGCATCATGCTGGGGTCGTTGACTGTAATGACACTGGCCGTAGCCGTTTGGCGGCCTTTTGTTTATCATTCTGAGCATGAACCTGTCGCTAAAAGTGTTGTATTAGATACCAGCCAAAGCCGTGTTTTACTTCCCGAAGCCAGTGAACCTATTGATCAGCCAACCCCTGATGATGAAATCCCACAAGACGAATTAGATGCTAAAGATGTCAGTGAAACTGGCGTTCATGAGTACGTGGTCTCGACTGGCGATACTCTCAGCACAATTCTTACCCAATATGGCATTGATATCTCTGATGTTTCCTTGTTGGCGACTCAAAACCGTGATTTGCGTAATCTGAAGATCGGACAACAAATCTCCTGGACAGTCAATGACACTGGTGATTTGCAGCGCCTGACATGGGAAGTTTCTCGTCGTGAAACCCGCACATATGACCGCGTAGGTAATAACTTCAAAGAAACAAAAGAGTTACAGAAAGGTGAGTGGACCAATGCGGTTCTCACCGGTCGGCTTGACGGTAGTTTTGTGACCAGTGCTAAAAAGGCCGGTTTGACGGGCGCAGAGATTCGCGCTGTGACAAAAGCATTACAATGGCAGTTGGATTTTGCCAAACTGCGTAAAGGCGATCAGTTCGCAGTGTTGATGTCCCGTGAAATACTGGATGGCCGCAGTGAGCAAAGTCAACTGGTTGGGGTGCGTATGCGCTCTGGTGGCAAAGATTATTACGCTATCCGCGCCGACGACGGTAAGTTCTATGATCGGCTAGGTTCTGGGCTGGCGCGTGGTTTTATGCGTTTTCCTACGATGAAGCAATTCCGGGTCTCGTCTAACTTCAACCCTCGCCGGATTAACCCGGTAACAGGGCGCATTGCACCGCATAAAGGGGTGGATTTTGCGATGCCGGTGGGCACCCCGGTGCTTGCCGTGGGTGATGGCGAAGTTGTTATTGCTAAACGCAGTGGCGCAGCGGGTAACTATGTTGCTATCCGTCATGGCCGCCAATACACCACGCGTTATATGCATTTGAAAAAATTACTGGTGAAGCCAGGCCAAAAAGTGAAACGTGGTGATCGCATCGCATTGTCAGGTAACACCGGTCGTTCTACTGGCCCGCATCTGCATTATGAATTTTGGATGAACCAGCAAGCTGTTAACCCATTGACCGCTAAGTTACCGCGTTCAGAAGGATTAAGTGGTAAAGATCGCAGCGATTATCTGGCCATTGCCAAGCAGGTCATTCCGCAGTTGCAACTGGATTAA
- the mdtI gene encoding multidrug/spermidine efflux SMR transporter subunit MdtI gives MQQLEFYHIAFLILAVILEIIANILLKMSDGFRRVWLGILSLLSVLGAFSALAQAVKGIELSVAYALWGGFGIAATVAAGWILFNQRLNYKGWIGLILLLAGMVMIKLS, from the coding sequence ATGCAACAGCTTGAATTTTATCATATTGCGTTTCTGATTTTGGCGGTGATTCTAGAAATTATCGCTAACATCCTACTGAAAATGTCAGATGGCTTTCGCCGGGTATGGTTGGGGATTTTATCATTGTTGTCAGTGCTTGGGGCATTCAGTGCGCTGGCACAAGCGGTGAAAGGTATCGAATTATCAGTGGCTTATGCCTTGTGGGGCGGGTTCGGTATTGCCGCTACCGTGGCGGCGGGTTGGATTTTGTTCAACCAGCGGCTGAACTATAAAGGCTGGATCGGGTTGATTTTGCTACTGGCTGGTATGGTAATGATAAAGCTATCCTAA
- the mdtJ gene encoding multidrug/spermidine efflux SMR transporter subunit MdtJ, translating into MIYWIFLGLAIVAEIIGTLSMKYASVSGEMTGHIVMYFMITGSYILLALAVKKVALGVAYALWEGIGILIITVFSVLWFDESLSPLKIVGLVTLIGGIMLVKSGTRKPKKPNSPSRNSGEHHATA; encoded by the coding sequence ATGATTTATTGGATATTTTTAGGTTTAGCGATTGTTGCTGAAATTATCGGCACTTTATCAATGAAATACGCCAGTGTCAGTGGTGAGATGACCGGGCATATCGTGATGTATTTTATGATAACCGGCTCATATATCTTGCTGGCTCTGGCGGTGAAGAAAGTGGCGCTAGGAGTGGCTTATGCTCTGTGGGAAGGGATTGGTATCCTGATTATTACTGTTTTCAGTGTGTTGTGGTTTGATGAAAGCTTATCACCGCTGAAAATTGTCGGTTTAGTGACTTTGATCGGCGGCATAATGTTAGTGAAATCAGGGACTCGTAAGCCAAAGAAACCGAACAGTCCAAGCCGAAATTCAGGTGAGCATCATGCAACAGCTTGA
- the zwf gene encoding glucose-6-phosphate dehydrogenase has protein sequence MAVTNTAQAAQACDLVIFGAKGDLARRKLLPSLYQLEKAGHIHPDTRIIGVGRADWDKDAYTAVVREALDTFMKETLDDELWQKLSSRLDFCNLDVNDSKHFAKLGKMLDQKNRTTINYFAMPPNTFGAICKGLGEAGLNKEPARVVMEKPLGKDLASSRVINDQVAEYFNECQVYRIDHYLGKETVLNLLALRFANSLFASNWDNRTIDHVQITVAEEVGIEGRWGYFDQAGQMRDMIQNHLLQILTMIAMSPPADLSTDRIRDEKVKVLRSLRRIDHTNVRETTVRGQYTAGFVQGNKVPGYLEEEGANKSSNTETFVSIRVDIDDWRWAGVPFYLRTGKRLPSKCSEVVVYFKNPALNLFRESYQQLPQNKLTIRLQPDEGIEIEVLNKVPGLEHKHRLQTTKLDLSFSKTFNEQHIADAYERLLLETMRGIQALFVRRDEVEEAWKWVDSIMDAWAADNEAPKPYQSGTWGPVASVAMITRDGRSWNEFE, from the coding sequence ATGGCGGTAACTAATACAGCCCAGGCAGCCCAGGCATGTGATCTGGTGATTTTCGGCGCTAAGGGCGATTTGGCTCGTCGGAAACTGTTGCCTTCCCTTTACCAATTAGAGAAAGCGGGTCACATCCACCCTGATACACGGATTATCGGCGTAGGCCGTGCCGATTGGGACAAAGACGCGTACACAGCCGTGGTAAGGGAAGCCCTCGATACCTTTATGAAAGAGACGCTGGATGATGAATTGTGGCAAAAACTCAGTTCTCGCCTCGATTTCTGTAATCTGGACGTCAATGACAGCAAACACTTTGCCAAATTGGGCAAAATGCTGGATCAAAAAAATCGCACCACCATTAACTACTTCGCGATGCCACCGAATACCTTTGGGGCCATTTGCAAAGGGTTGGGCGAAGCGGGTCTGAATAAAGAGCCAGCACGGGTGGTAATGGAAAAACCTTTGGGGAAAGATTTGGCTTCCTCACGGGTGATTAATGATCAGGTCGCTGAGTATTTCAACGAATGCCAGGTTTACCGTATCGACCATTATTTAGGTAAAGAGACAGTATTGAACCTGCTGGCCCTGCGTTTTGCCAACTCACTGTTTGCGTCGAACTGGGATAACCGCACCATTGATCATGTGCAGATTACTGTTGCAGAGGAAGTCGGTATTGAAGGGCGTTGGGGCTATTTTGATCAGGCCGGCCAGATGCGCGACATGATCCAAAACCACTTGCTGCAAATCCTAACCATGATTGCCATGTCGCCACCGGCAGATTTGAGTACCGACCGTATCCGTGATGAAAAAGTGAAAGTGCTGCGCTCGCTGCGCCGTATTGATCACACCAATGTGCGTGAAACCACGGTTCGGGGTCAGTATACGGCCGGATTTGTGCAGGGTAATAAAGTCCCTGGCTATCTGGAAGAAGAAGGGGCGAATAAGAGCAGTAACACCGAGACATTCGTTTCTATCCGGGTCGATATTGATGACTGGCGCTGGGCCGGTGTGCCGTTCTACCTGAGAACCGGTAAACGCCTGCCAAGCAAATGTTCTGAAGTGGTGGTGTATTTTAAAAACCCTGCGTTGAATCTGTTCCGTGAGTCTTATCAGCAATTACCACAGAATAAACTGACTATCCGTTTGCAGCCAGATGAAGGCATCGAAATTGAAGTGCTGAATAAAGTACCAGGTCTTGAGCATAAGCACCGTCTGCAAACCACTAAGCTTGATCTCAGTTTCTCCAAAACCTTTAACGAGCAGCATATTGCTGATGCTTACGAACGTCTGCTGTTGGAGACGATGCGCGGTATTCAGGCCCTGTTTGTGCGCCGTGATGAGGTGGAGGAAGCTTGGAAGTGGGTTGATTCCATCATGGATGCATGGGCTGCTGATAATGAGGCTCCAAAGCCTTATCAATCTGGGACATGGGGCCCTGTGGCGTCGGTGGCCATGATTACCCGTGATGGCCGCTCATGGAATGAATTCGAATAA
- the pyk gene encoding pyruvate kinase, with protein MSRRLRRTKIVTTLGPATDRDNNLEKIIIAGANVVRLNFSHGSAEDHELRANKVREIAARLGRHVAILGDLQGPKIRVSTFKEGKVFLNVHDKFLLDANMAKGEGDKDKVGIDYKGLPADVVPGDILLLDDGRVQLKVIEVQGMKVFTEVTVGGPLSNNKGINKLGGGLSAEALTEKDKADIITAAKIGVDFLAVSFPRTGEDLNYARRLARDAGCNAQIVAKVERAEAVATDEAMDDIILASDVVMVARGDLGVEIGDPELVGIQKKLIRRARQLNRAVITATQMMESMITNPMPTRAEVMDVANAVLDGTDAVMLSAETAAGQYPAETVAAMARVCLGAEKIPSINVSKHRLDVQFDNVEEAIAMSTMYAANHLKGITAIIAMTESGRTALMMSRISSGLPIFAMSRHDHTLNLTAIYRGVTPVYCDTHTDGILAATEAVNRLKDKGFLVSGDLVIVTQGDVMGTIGTTNTSRIIRVE; from the coding sequence ATGTCCAGACGGCTCAGAAGGACCAAGATTGTTACTACACTGGGGCCGGCTACTGACCGCGACAATAATCTGGAAAAGATTATTATTGCGGGTGCTAACGTAGTCCGCCTGAATTTTTCCCATGGTAGTGCTGAAGATCATGAATTGCGGGCCAATAAAGTCCGTGAGATTGCTGCCCGATTGGGGCGCCATGTAGCTATTCTTGGCGATTTACAGGGTCCTAAGATCCGGGTATCTACTTTTAAGGAAGGAAAAGTCTTCCTTAACGTGCACGATAAATTCTTGCTTGATGCCAATATGGCAAAAGGCGAAGGCGATAAAGACAAAGTTGGTATCGATTATAAAGGATTACCGGCAGATGTTGTTCCTGGTGACATCCTGTTGCTGGACGATGGCCGCGTACAATTAAAAGTTATTGAAGTTCAGGGCATGAAAGTGTTCACCGAAGTGACTGTCGGCGGCCCGCTCTCTAATAACAAAGGTATCAATAAGTTAGGTGGCGGCCTGTCTGCCGAAGCACTGACAGAAAAAGATAAAGCCGACATTATTACTGCCGCCAAAATTGGTGTGGATTTCCTGGCGGTCTCTTTCCCTCGTACCGGCGAAGATTTAAATTATGCTCGCCGTTTGGCCCGTGATGCCGGCTGCAATGCGCAAATTGTCGCAAAAGTTGAGCGTGCTGAAGCCGTGGCGACAGATGAAGCCATGGACGATATCATTCTAGCCTCAGATGTCGTGATGGTTGCCCGTGGTGACTTGGGTGTCGAAATCGGTGACCCTGAGTTAGTCGGTATTCAGAAAAAACTGATTCGCCGGGCTCGCCAGCTAAACCGCGCGGTTATCACTGCAACCCAGATGATGGAGTCAATGATAACCAACCCAATGCCAACACGCGCAGAAGTGATGGACGTGGCTAACGCCGTATTGGATGGCACAGATGCGGTCATGTTGTCAGCCGAAACGGCAGCGGGCCAGTATCCGGCTGAAACGGTTGCCGCCATGGCGCGTGTTTGTCTCGGTGCAGAAAAAATCCCAAGTATCAATGTGTCCAAACACCGCCTTGATGTGCAATTCGACAATGTCGAAGAAGCGATTGCGATGTCGACCATGTATGCAGCAAACCATCTGAAAGGCATCACAGCGATTATTGCGATGACTGAATCAGGCCGCACGGCGTTGATGATGTCACGTATCAGTTCCGGCTTGCCAATCTTTGCAATGTCGCGTCATGACCATACTTTGAACCTGACGGCTATTTATCGCGGTGTCACGCCAGTGTATTGCGATACCCATACTGATGGCATTCTTGCCGCAACCGAAGCAGTTAATCGACTGAAAGATAAAGGTTTCCTGGTATCTGGCGATTTAGTTATCGTCACACAAGGCGATGTTATGGGGACGATTGGTACCACCAATACCAGCCGCATCATCCGCGTTGAGTAA
- a CDS encoding bifunctional 4-hydroxy-2-oxoglutarate aldolase/2-dehydro-3-deoxy-phosphogluconate aldolase produces the protein MKSWKMSAEQVMTAGPVVPVIVINKIEQAVPLAKALVAGGVRVLEVTLRTSCAVEAIRAIAKEVPEAIVGAGTVLNPQQLADVVEAGAQFAISPGLTDELLKAATEGDIPLIPGISTVSELMLGMSYGLREFKFFPAEANGGVKALQAIGGPFSQVRFCPTGGITPNNYRDYLALKSVLCIGGSWLVPADALEKGDYARITELAKQAVAGATA, from the coding sequence ATGAAAAGCTGGAAAATGAGCGCAGAGCAGGTAATGACCGCAGGCCCTGTCGTCCCGGTGATCGTGATAAATAAGATCGAGCAAGCGGTACCGCTAGCTAAAGCCTTGGTGGCGGGTGGTGTTCGGGTGCTGGAAGTGACGTTGCGCACCTCTTGTGCTGTTGAGGCTATTCGCGCTATTGCTAAAGAAGTTCCAGAAGCCATTGTGGGGGCGGGTACGGTGCTTAATCCTCAGCAATTGGCTGATGTGGTTGAGGCGGGTGCCCAATTTGCCATTAGCCCTGGGCTGACTGATGAACTTCTCAAAGCGGCAACTGAAGGTGATATTCCGTTGATCCCAGGAATAAGCACGGTTTCTGAACTGATGCTTGGCATGAGTTATGGCCTGCGTGAGTTTAAATTCTTCCCGGCAGAAGCTAACGGCGGTGTTAAAGCCTTGCAAGCTATCGGCGGCCCATTCTCTCAAGTGCGTTTCTGTCCAACTGGCGGTATTACACCGAACAACTATCGCGATTACCTGGCGCTGAAAAGCGTATTGTGTATCGGCGGCTCATGGTTGGTTCCTGCTGATGCACTGGAAAAAGGTGACTACGCTCGCATTACTGAGTTAGCCAAACAAGCTGTTGCAGGTGCCACCGCCTAA
- a CDS encoding RidA family protein: MSIERINPEKRWSDAVVFNNTIYYTSVPENLDADATAQTANTLAAIDMMLNQLGSDKGRILDATIFLADIADFAAMNAAWDAWVVDGNAPVRCTVEAKLMNPKYKVEIKIIAAI; encoded by the coding sequence ATGAGTATTGAGCGAATTAATCCCGAAAAACGGTGGTCAGACGCAGTGGTATTTAACAATACAATCTATTACACCAGTGTTCCGGAAAATCTGGATGCAGACGCCACTGCACAGACGGCAAACACATTGGCGGCCATTGATATGATGCTGAATCAACTCGGTTCAGATAAAGGCCGTATTTTGGATGCGACAATCTTTTTGGCAGATATTGCAGACTTCGCGGCAATGAATGCGGCGTGGGATGCCTGGGTAGTAGATGGCAATGCACCGGTGCGCTGCACCGTAGAGGCTAAGCTAATGAATCCAAAGTATAAAGTTGAAATCAAAATTATTGCGGCTATTTGA
- the lpxM gene encoding lauroyl-Kdo(2)-lipid IV(A) myristoyltransferase (LpxM is lauroyl-Kdo(2)-lipid IV(A) myristoyltransferase, an enzyme characterized in Escherichia coli and involved in biosynthesis of the form of lipid A found in that species and some closely related species.), translated as MHKEKNDAAGFIPVFKKSFLHPRFWGVWLGAGAMAAMAYVPPKVRDPLLARVGRLAGKFAKSARRRARINLLYCMPELPEAEREHIIDQMFATAAQPLMMMAELCFRDPKKVLSRVHWHGLDILDGLQQQERNVILLVPHAWSIDIPAMLLAEQGKPVAGMFHHQRNPLIDYLWNSARLRFGGRIHARESGIKPFISSVRQGFWGYYLPDEDYGPEQSEFVDFFATYKATLPAVGRLMKVCRAAIVPMFPVYNYREHRLDIYIRPPMDDLTGADDVYIARRMNEEVELLVKPNPEQYTWILKLLKTRREGEIEPYVRKDL; from the coding sequence ATGCATAAAGAGAAAAACGACGCAGCTGGTTTTATTCCGGTATTTAAGAAATCTTTCCTACATCCCCGTTTTTGGGGGGTGTGGTTAGGGGCTGGGGCAATGGCAGCAATGGCTTATGTCCCACCGAAAGTGCGTGATCCGTTATTGGCTCGGGTCGGGCGTCTTGCGGGTAAATTTGCTAAAAGTGCCCGTCGCCGAGCGCGCATTAACCTTCTTTATTGTATGCCTGAGCTGCCAGAAGCAGAGCGCGAACATATTATTGATCAAATGTTTGCGACCGCAGCCCAGCCTTTAATGATGATGGCCGAACTGTGTTTTCGTGATCCGAAGAAAGTGTTATCTCGAGTTCATTGGCATGGGCTAGATATTCTTGACGGCCTGCAACAGCAGGAGCGCAATGTTATTTTATTAGTGCCCCATGCCTGGTCGATAGATATTCCCGCCATGTTGTTAGCTGAGCAAGGTAAGCCGGTTGCTGGCATGTTCCATCATCAACGGAATCCATTAATTGATTACTTATGGAACAGTGCGCGCTTGCGGTTTGGTGGTCGTATTCATGCTCGAGAGAGTGGTATTAAGCCGTTTATTAGCTCAGTGCGTCAGGGTTTTTGGGGATATTATTTGCCCGATGAGGATTATGGCCCAGAGCAAAGTGAGTTTGTTGATTTCTTTGCGACCTATAAAGCGACGTTACCGGCCGTCGGGCGGTTGATGAAAGTCTGTCGTGCGGCGATTGTCCCCATGTTCCCAGTCTATAATTATCGTGAACATCGGCTTGATATCTATATTCGTCCACCAATGGATGATTTGACTGGTGCCGACGATGTTTATATCGCGCGCCGGATGAATGAAGAAGTTGAGTTGTTGGTTAAACCGAATCCGGAACAATATACCTGGATTCTAAAACTACTGAAAACACGGCGAGAAGGCGAGATAGAGCCCTATGTCCGTAAGGATCTCTAA
- the znuA gene encoding zinc ABC transporter substrate-binding protein ZnuA: MLHKNKWLKRAILGSVILAASPFNIASAAVVTSVRPLGFIAAAIADGVLPTEVLLPDGASPHDYALRPSDVQRLRSADLVIWVGPEMEAFLAKPLTQVADNKKISLAQLPSVTPLLMKGDENGDHEGTDERHDHDHAKDNHSDEHRHGEYNMHIWLSPTIAKQSAIAIHDRLLELMPQNKDKLDANLRRFEDQLAQNEKNIATMLKPAQGKGYFVFHDAYGYFEKHFGLSPLGHFTVNPEIQPGAQRLHQIRTQLVEHKAVCVFAEPQFRPAVINAVAKGTDVRSGTLDPLGSGIVLGKDSYVDFMSQLSNQYVSCLK; encoded by the coding sequence ATGTTACATAAAAACAAGTGGTTGAAGCGGGCAATTTTGGGCAGTGTAATTTTAGCGGCCAGCCCATTTAATATTGCCTCTGCTGCGGTCGTTACATCAGTGCGTCCGTTAGGTTTTATCGCCGCAGCCATTGCTGATGGCGTATTACCCACTGAAGTATTGCTGCCCGATGGCGCATCGCCACATGATTATGCTCTGCGTCCATCAGATGTCCAGCGGTTACGCAGCGCTGACCTGGTTATTTGGGTTGGGCCGGAAATGGAAGCTTTTTTAGCAAAACCGTTGACGCAAGTTGCTGATAACAAAAAGATATCCCTGGCACAGTTACCTTCAGTTACGCCTTTATTGATGAAAGGTGATGAAAATGGGGATCATGAAGGGACAGATGAAAGGCATGATCATGATCATGCAAAAGATAATCATAGTGATGAGCACCGCCACGGTGAATATAATATGCATATTTGGTTGTCCCCAACCATCGCTAAACAATCTGCAATTGCTATTCACGACAGATTATTGGAACTTATGCCACAAAATAAGGACAAACTAGATGCAAACCTGCGCCGATTCGAGGATCAACTAGCGCAAAATGAAAAAAATATTGCTACTATGCTAAAGCCTGCCCAAGGTAAGGGATACTTCGTTTTTCATGATGCTTATGGCTACTTTGAAAAACATTTTGGCTTGAGCCCGTTGGGGCATTTTACAGTCAATCCCGAAATTCAACCTGGTGCGCAGCGTTTACATCAAATTCGAACACAGTTGGTTGAGCATAAAGCGGTATGCGTTTTTGCTGAGCCACAATTCAGGCCAGCCGTCATTAATGCTGTCGCCAAAGGAACAGACGTGCGTTCAGGCACCTTAGATCCTTTGGGGAGTGGCATAGTATTAGGCAAGGACAGCTATGTGGACTTTATGTCTCAGTTGTCGAACCAATACGTGAGCTGCCTGAAGTAA